A single window of Modestobacter italicus DNA harbors:
- a CDS encoding serine/threonine-protein kinase, translating into MAVRVGSLLAGRYEITAPIATGGMGEVWKARDRTLGRTIAVKVLRSEYTGDSSFLIRFRNEARHTAALSHPNIASVYDYGETTEDGQRLAYLVMEFVEGKPLVTILAERGRLTAEQTLDVLGQAGDGLSAAHAAGMVHRDIKPGNLLVRPDGVVKLTDFGIAYARDAAPLTRTGMVVGTAQYLSPEQAQGHVVTAASDVYSLGVLGYECVAGVRPFDGESQVAIALAQINRPPPPMPADVPRPVKALIERALTKDPAGRFPDGGAFALAVRQVAAGGTVPPPTAMTTVLGGDDTATAMIPAGALTSGGAPSTAPRTMPPLHGTPVDDDRAWDDEDVDDPARRRRTRLIWAAAALTLLLLVGVGVAVALSGGGSGNGGGSAAATGTSATSRPAASTNASGGIDFDVASYVGEDADDVQEELEGLGLEVRQADATEEQLQAVTQDLDEGTVATADPAQGPFEPGSLVTLYVTGEAYTPEEAEVTETTAPAPTSGAPTSAAPTATGNGGGGASGSRSSASVSSTRSTASSSVVVPPPTTTAATSPPATTSAPAPTTTAPSTQPTEATTDVPAVEDETAQIDLVDTE; encoded by the coding sequence ATGGCCGTCCGCGTGGGCAGCCTGCTGGCCGGCCGGTACGAGATCACCGCACCCATCGCCACCGGCGGCATGGGCGAGGTGTGGAAGGCGCGCGACCGCACCCTGGGCCGCACGATCGCGGTCAAGGTGCTGCGCAGCGAGTACACCGGCGACTCCAGCTTCCTCATCCGCTTCCGCAACGAGGCCCGGCACACCGCGGCGCTGTCGCACCCGAACATCGCCTCGGTCTACGACTACGGCGAGACCACCGAGGACGGCCAGCGGCTGGCCTACCTGGTCATGGAGTTCGTCGAGGGCAAGCCGCTGGTCACCATCCTGGCCGAGCGCGGCCGGCTGACCGCCGAGCAGACCCTCGACGTCCTCGGCCAGGCCGGCGACGGGCTGTCGGCCGCGCACGCCGCCGGCATGGTGCACCGCGACATCAAGCCCGGGAACCTGCTGGTCCGCCCGGACGGCGTGGTGAAGCTGACCGACTTCGGCATCGCCTACGCCCGGGACGCCGCACCGCTGACCCGCACCGGCATGGTCGTGGGCACCGCCCAGTACCTCTCCCCGGAGCAGGCGCAGGGGCACGTGGTCACCGCCGCCTCCGACGTCTACTCCCTCGGCGTCCTCGGCTACGAGTGCGTCGCCGGCGTCCGGCCCTTCGACGGCGAGTCCCAGGTGGCCATCGCGCTGGCGCAGATCAACCGGCCACCGCCGCCGATGCCCGCCGACGTCCCCCGGCCGGTGAAGGCGCTCATCGAGCGGGCGCTGACGAAGGACCCGGCCGGCCGGTTCCCCGACGGAGGCGCGTTCGCCCTCGCCGTCCGGCAGGTGGCCGCCGGTGGCACCGTGCCCCCGCCGACGGCGATGACCACCGTGCTGGGCGGCGACGACACCGCCACCGCGATGATCCCGGCCGGCGCGCTCACCTCCGGCGGGGCGCCGTCGACCGCACCGCGCACGATGCCGCCGTTGCACGGCACCCCGGTCGACGACGACCGGGCGTGGGACGACGAGGACGTCGACGACCCCGCCCGGCGGCGGCGCACGCGGCTGATCTGGGCGGCGGCCGCGCTGACCCTGCTGCTGCTCGTCGGCGTCGGGGTGGCCGTGGCGCTGTCCGGCGGCGGGAGCGGGAACGGCGGCGGCAGCGCGGCCGCCACCGGCACGAGCGCGACCAGCCGCCCGGCGGCCAGCACCAACGCCAGCGGCGGGATCGACTTCGACGTCGCCTCCTACGTCGGGGAGGACGCCGACGACGTGCAGGAGGAGCTCGAGGGGCTCGGGCTGGAGGTGCGCCAGGCCGACGCCACCGAGGAGCAGCTGCAGGCGGTGACCCAGGACCTCGACGAGGGCACGGTCGCCACGGCCGACCCGGCCCAGGGGCCGTTCGAGCCGGGCTCGCTGGTGACCCTCTACGTCACCGGCGAGGCGTACACCCCCGAGGAGGCCGAGGTCACCGAGACGACGGCTCCCGCGCCGACCTCCGGCGCCCCGACCAGCGCCGCCCCGACCGCCACCGGCAACGGCGGTGGTGGCGCGAGCGGCTCCCGCAGCAGCGCCTCGGTCTCGAGCACCCGGTCGACCGCGAGCTCCTCGGTGGTCGTCCCTCCGCCGACGACCACCGCGGCCACGTCGCCGCCGGCCACCACGTCGGCGCCTGCCCCGACCACGACCGCCCCGTCCACGCAGCCCACCGAGGCGACCACCGACGTCCCCGCCGTGGAGGACGAAACCGCTCAGATCGACCTCGTGGACACCGAGTGA
- a CDS encoding peptidoglycan D,D-transpeptidase FtsI family protein: MNAPLRKVAISVLVLFTLLIVNVNIIQVVRAQSLRENPRNTRVLTEEYDRERGAIVVAGNEIASSVSTGEALDYLRQYPQGPLYAAVTGYYSVVFGNTGLERAENDVLAGTDGRLALRRLGDILTGRDPSGGNVELTLDPAVQQAAMDGLQGVTGAVVALDPSTGAILGMASTPTYDPNRLSSHDPADMRAYADEIQPDPGSGAADPLTNQAIDERYSPGSIFKLVVSAAALASGDYTLETTVPAPDLYTLPGSTNELENYNGESCNGGADQSLIDALTISCNTAFAELGVKLGEDRLRDMAEAFGIDDEGFDVPLPVSGSTLGDIEDDAALAQSSIGQRDVQLTPLQAAMLSAAIANDGTLMKPYLVKSIQAPDLSVVDQTDPEEMGQPVSAEVAGELTQMMTSVVTDGTGRKARIDGVQVAGKTGTAEVGTSGDDAAPHTWFTGFAPADDPQIAVAVFIKNGGQSGTEGTGTGGDVSAPIAKSVIQAYLDAQGAGG; this comes from the coding sequence GTGAACGCCCCGCTGCGCAAGGTCGCCATCAGCGTGCTGGTGCTGTTCACCCTGCTGATCGTCAACGTCAACATCATCCAGGTGGTGCGCGCCCAGTCGCTGCGGGAGAACCCGCGCAACACCCGGGTGCTCACCGAGGAGTACGACCGGGAGCGCGGCGCCATCGTCGTCGCCGGCAACGAGATCGCCTCCTCGGTGTCGACCGGTGAGGCGCTGGACTACCTGCGGCAGTACCCGCAGGGCCCGCTGTACGCGGCGGTCACCGGCTACTACTCGGTCGTCTTCGGCAACACCGGGCTCGAGCGGGCCGAGAACGACGTGCTGGCCGGCACCGACGGCCGGCTCGCGCTGCGCCGGCTCGGCGACATCCTCACCGGCCGGGACCCCTCGGGCGGCAACGTGGAGCTGACCCTGGACCCCGCGGTGCAGCAGGCGGCGATGGACGGCCTGCAGGGCGTCACCGGCGCCGTCGTCGCGCTCGACCCGTCCACCGGCGCGATCCTGGGCATGGCGAGCACGCCGACCTACGACCCGAACCGGCTCTCCAGCCACGACCCGGCAGACATGCGGGCCTACGCCGACGAGATCCAGCCCGACCCCGGATCCGGCGCGGCCGACCCGCTGACCAACCAGGCCATCGACGAGCGGTACTCGCCCGGCTCGATCTTCAAGCTGGTCGTCTCCGCGGCCGCGCTGGCCTCCGGCGACTACACCCTGGAGACCACCGTGCCTGCACCGGACCTCTACACCCTGCCCGGCAGCACCAACGAGCTGGAGAACTACAACGGCGAGAGCTGCAACGGCGGCGCCGACCAGTCGCTCATCGACGCGCTCACCATCTCCTGCAACACCGCCTTCGCCGAGCTGGGCGTGAAGCTGGGCGAGGACCGGCTGCGCGACATGGCCGAGGCCTTCGGCATCGACGACGAGGGCTTCGACGTCCCGCTGCCGGTCAGCGGCAGCACGCTGGGCGACATCGAGGACGACGCCGCGCTGGCGCAGAGCTCGATCGGCCAGCGGGACGTGCAGCTCACCCCGCTGCAGGCCGCGATGCTCTCCGCCGCGATCGCGAACGACGGCACGCTGATGAAGCCCTACCTGGTGAAGTCGATCCAGGCCCCGGACCTGTCGGTGGTCGACCAGACCGACCCGGAGGAGATGGGCCAGCCGGTCTCCGCCGAGGTGGCCGGCGAGCTCACCCAGATGATGACCAGCGTCGTCACCGACGGCACCGGCCGCAAGGCCCGCATCGACGGCGTCCAGGTCGCCGGCAAGACCGGGACGGCGGAGGTCGGCACCTCCGGTGACGACGCCGCACCGCACACCTGGTTCACCGGCTTCGCCCCGGCCGACGACCCGCAGATCGCGGTCGCGGTGTTCATCAAGAACGGCGGGCAGAGCGGCACCGAGGGCACCGGCACCGGCGGCGACGTCTCGGCACCGATCGCCAAGTCCGTCATCCAGGCCTACCTGGACGCCCAGGGAGCCGGGGGCTGA
- a CDS encoding FtsW/RodA/SpoVE family cell cycle protein codes for MTGPGTDPRATAAGTDPTPTRRGTELVLLAFAVVITLAAQCIVDLTVTDSLSPELATFGTWFTALWVVAHLVVRRFAPYADPLLLPCVAVLMGLGLGMIHRLDIAGDQLGGNSSGEDAPVQLLWATVGLVLFVAVVVVVRDHRVLARFAYTLALVGLVLLAIPAVLPNSEINGAKLWIRVAGFSIQPGEFAKICLVVFFAAYLVDKRDVLALASRKVAGLELPRGRDLGPVLLAWVASILVLVFERDLGSSLLLFGIFVVMLYVATERASWLVIGVVLFSGGAFVAYQVFGHVRVRVDTWLDPFAYVDTGGYQIVQSLFSLGTGGLFGAGLGGGRPDQVPVAKSDFIASAIGEELGLFGLVAVIVLYLVLVERGLRTSLVVRDGFGKLLAAGLSFAVAWQVFVVLGGVTGLLPLTGLTTPFLAYGGSSLVANFGLVALLVRISDAARRPVAPPPATPPRLTDAPTEVVRP; via the coding sequence GTGACCGGTCCGGGGACCGATCCGCGGGCCACCGCGGCCGGCACCGACCCGACGCCGACGCGGCGGGGGACCGAGCTCGTGCTGCTGGCGTTCGCCGTGGTCATCACGCTGGCCGCGCAGTGCATCGTCGACCTGACCGTCACCGACTCGCTCAGCCCGGAGCTGGCCACCTTCGGCACCTGGTTCACCGCGCTGTGGGTGGTCGCCCACCTCGTCGTCCGCAGGTTCGCGCCCTACGCCGACCCGCTGCTGCTGCCCTGCGTGGCGGTGCTGATGGGCCTGGGGCTCGGGATGATCCACCGGCTGGACATCGCCGGGGACCAGCTCGGCGGCAACAGCTCCGGCGAGGACGCCCCGGTCCAGCTGCTGTGGGCCACCGTCGGGCTGGTGCTCTTCGTCGCCGTCGTCGTGGTGGTCCGCGACCACCGCGTGCTGGCCCGGTTCGCCTACACCCTGGCGCTGGTCGGCCTGGTGCTGCTGGCCATCCCCGCGGTGCTGCCCAACTCGGAGATCAACGGCGCCAAGCTGTGGATCCGGGTGGCCGGCTTCTCCATCCAGCCCGGTGAGTTCGCCAAGATCTGCCTGGTCGTCTTCTTCGCCGCCTACCTGGTCGACAAGCGGGACGTGCTGGCGCTGGCCAGCCGCAAGGTCGCCGGCCTGGAGCTGCCCCGCGGCCGCGACCTGGGTCCGGTGCTGCTGGCCTGGGTGGCCTCGATCCTGGTGCTGGTCTTCGAGCGCGACCTGGGCAGCTCGCTGCTGCTGTTCGGCATCTTCGTGGTGATGCTCTACGTCGCCACCGAGCGCGCCAGCTGGCTGGTCATCGGCGTCGTCCTGTTCTCCGGTGGCGCGTTCGTGGCCTACCAGGTGTTCGGGCACGTGCGGGTGCGGGTGGACACCTGGCTGGACCCGTTCGCCTACGTCGACACCGGCGGCTACCAGATCGTCCAGTCGCTGTTCAGCCTCGGCACCGGCGGGCTGTTCGGCGCCGGCCTGGGCGGCGGGCGCCCCGACCAGGTGCCGGTGGCCAAGAGCGACTTCATCGCCTCGGCGATCGGCGAGGAGCTCGGGCTCTTCGGCCTGGTCGCGGTGATCGTGCTCTACCTGGTGCTGGTCGAGCGCGGCCTGCGCACCTCGCTGGTGGTCCGCGACGGCTTCGGCAAGCTGCTCGCGGCGGGCCTGTCCTTCGCCGTCGCCTGGCAGGTGTTCGTCGTCCTCGGTGGGGTCACCGGGCTGCTCCCGCTGACCGGCCTCACCACCCCGTTCCTCGCCTACGGAGGCTCGTCGCTGGTCGCCAACTTCGGTCTGGTCGCCCTGCTGGTCCGGATCAGCGACGCCGCCCGCCGGCCGGTCGCGCCCCCGCCGGCCACCCCGCCCCGGCTGACCGACGCACCCACCGAGGTCGTGCGCCCGTGA
- a CDS encoding PP2C family protein-serine/threonine phosphatase yields MTLVLRYAARSDRGLIRGTNQDSVYAGPRLLAVADGMGGHAAGDVASKVVIAALEHLDDDAPSGDLLQALRQAVFDGSEHLREVIREAPHLEGMGTTLTAVLFAGGRLGLCHVGDSRAYLMRDGELAQITHDDTFVQTLIDDGRITEEEASSHPQRSLLLRALNGQDVEPDLSMRDARAGDRYLLCSDGLSGVVTFETLASAMRDPDPQATADRLIELALRSGGPDNITCIVADVVEDDGRGALIDPVVDGAAGDNRGQREVDPRSAAGRAALADPQPAQAGPTVGTTSPPVRRRPLRTVLVSLAALVVLAAAAVGGYLFVMGHWFVGVAETADGNEVAVFQGLDTSIVGVDLFRLDEATGLATTDLTQAARSRVTGGITASDRDDAQRILTNLRDQRLPPCRTTPSTASSTSSAPAPSPTPEPVPPVDPAVSAAPTPPLPTPSPATTTSSATSTGASRTGTPGVDCREAD; encoded by the coding sequence ATGACGCTCGTCCTGCGCTACGCCGCCCGCTCCGACCGCGGCCTCATCCGCGGCACCAACCAGGACTCGGTGTACGCCGGTCCGCGGTTGCTCGCCGTCGCCGACGGGATGGGCGGCCACGCGGCCGGTGACGTCGCCAGCAAGGTGGTCATCGCCGCGCTCGAGCACCTCGACGACGACGCCCCCTCCGGCGACCTGCTGCAGGCGCTGCGGCAGGCGGTCTTCGACGGCAGCGAGCACCTGCGCGAGGTCATCCGCGAGGCGCCGCACCTGGAGGGCATGGGGACGACGCTGACCGCGGTCCTCTTCGCCGGCGGCCGGCTCGGGCTCTGCCACGTCGGGGACTCCCGGGCGTACCTGATGCGCGACGGCGAGCTGGCCCAGATCACCCACGACGACACGTTCGTGCAGACCCTCATCGACGACGGCCGGATCACCGAGGAGGAGGCGAGCAGCCACCCGCAGCGGTCGCTGCTGCTCCGCGCCCTCAACGGCCAGGACGTCGAGCCCGACCTGTCGATGCGCGACGCCCGGGCCGGCGACCGCTACCTGCTGTGCTCCGACGGCCTGTCCGGGGTGGTCACCTTCGAGACCCTCGCCTCGGCGATGCGCGACCCCGACCCGCAGGCCACCGCCGACCGGCTGATCGAGCTGGCGCTGCGCAGCGGCGGTCCGGACAACATCACCTGCATCGTCGCCGACGTGGTCGAGGACGACGGCCGCGGCGCCCTGATCGACCCGGTCGTCGACGGCGCCGCCGGGGACAACCGCGGTCAGCGCGAGGTCGACCCGCGCTCGGCGGCCGGCCGGGCCGCGCTCGCCGACCCGCAACCCGCCCAGGCCGGCCCGACGGTGGGCACCACCTCCCCGCCGGTCCGCCGGCGCCCGCTGCGGACCGTGCTCGTCTCGCTGGCCGCCCTGGTGGTGCTCGCCGCCGCGGCGGTGGGCGGCTACCTGTTCGTGATGGGGCACTGGTTCGTCGGGGTCGCGGAGACCGCCGACGGCAACGAGGTCGCCGTCTTCCAGGGCCTGGACACCTCCATCGTCGGGGTGGACCTGTTCCGGCTCGACGAGGCGACCGGCCTGGCCACCACCGACCTCACCCAGGCCGCCCGCAGCCGGGTCACCGGCGGCATCACCGCCTCCGACCGGGACGACGCCCAGCGGATCCTCACCAACCTCCGCGACCAGCGGCTGCCGCCGTGCCGCACCACCCCGAGCACCGCGTCGAGCACCAGCTCCGCACCGGCGCCCTCCCCCACCCCCGAGCCCGTCCCGCCGGTCGACCCGGCGGTCAGCGCGGCGCCGACCCCACCCCTCCCCACGCCGTCACCGGCCACGACCACGAGCTCGGCGACGAGCACGGGGGCGTCCCGCACCGGGACGCCGGGAGTGGACTGCCGGGAGGCGGACTGA
- a CDS encoding FHA domain-containing protein FhaB/FipA, translating into MAEIVLQAFRFGFLLLLWLFIFAAFRVVRADLLGGRAGRVASVPPRAAAVGRKRGSRGPKHLVVTAGPLSGTRITLGEQAILIGRADDSTLVLTDDFASSRHARLTNRGGQWYVEDLGSTNGTYLDQQRVQGPLLVGPGQPIRIGQTVLELRS; encoded by the coding sequence ATGGCGGAGATCGTCCTGCAGGCCTTCCGCTTCGGTTTCCTGCTGCTGCTGTGGTTGTTCATCTTCGCCGCCTTCCGGGTCGTGCGGGCGGACCTCCTCGGCGGTCGCGCCGGCCGGGTCGCCTCCGTCCCGCCGCGGGCCGCCGCGGTCGGGCGCAAGCGCGGCAGCCGCGGCCCCAAGCACCTGGTCGTCACCGCGGGCCCGCTCTCGGGCACCCGCATCACCCTCGGGGAGCAGGCGATCCTGATCGGCCGTGCCGACGACTCGACCCTCGTGCTGACCGACGACTTCGCCTCCTCCCGGCACGCGCGGCTCACCAACCGCGGCGGCCAGTGGTACGTCGAGGACCTCGGCTCGACCAACGGCACCTACCTCGACCAGCAGCGCGTGCAGGGTCCCCTGCTGGTCGGCCCCGGCCAACCGATCCGGATCGGCCAGACCGTGCTGGAGCTCCGTTCATGA